In Flavobacteriales bacterium TMED191, a single genomic region encodes these proteins:
- a CDS encoding peptidase M75 superfamily protein, which yields MKKIIYLLTISLLILSCDTDNNEEDVLGDGYDRQSVLINWADNIITPAYENFNISLQSLNESVQLFISSPNENNLNALSEQWLTAYLKWQYIEMFDFGFAEVINFKNKMNVYPADSDFIDSNIISEISDLNNNSYNDARGFPALDYMLHGIAPNEASIVLLYQNDIRYINYLVAIIDNMIYNTNLVIEDWTSNKSDFINNTDNTATSSINKVTNDYIFYYEKGFRANKFGIPAGVFSSSPIPTSVEAFYKKDVSQILALEALQACEDFFIGKHIDSDLLGPSFNSYLDYLPSSSDGILVTDILSQFSIARDQINLLDNNFVNQIESNNIDMLYAYDAIQLLVVYFKVDMLQSLAVSVDYIDADGD from the coding sequence ATGAAAAAAATTATTTATTTACTTACAATTTCACTTCTAATACTTTCATGTGACACTGATAATAACGAAGAGGATGTATTAGGTGATGGATATGATCGTCAATCTGTACTTATTAATTGGGCAGATAATATTATCACACCTGCTTATGAGAATTTTAATATAAGTCTACAATCATTAAATGAAAGTGTACAATTGTTTATTTCAAGTCCCAATGAAAATAATTTAAACGCTTTATCAGAACAATGGTTAACTGCCTACTTAAAATGGCAATATATAGAAATGTTTGATTTTGGTTTTGCTGAAGTGATAAATTTCAAAAATAAAATGAATGTATATCCTGCTGATTCTGATTTCATTGATTCCAATATTATTAGCGAAATTTCAGATTTAAATAATAATAGTTATAATGATGCAAGAGGATTTCCTGCACTAGACTATATGCTCCATGGTATAGCACCAAATGAAGCTTCAATAGTTTTATTATATCAAAATGATATTAGATACATTAATTATTTAGTTGCTATTATTGACAATATGATTTATAATACAAATTTAGTTATTGAGGATTGGACAAGTAATAAAAGTGATTTTATTAATAATACTGATAATACTGCAACTTCATCTATCAATAAAGTGACAAATGATTATATATTTTATTATGAAAAGGGATTTCGAGCAAATAAGTTTGGAATACCCGCAGGTGTCTTTTCATCAAGTCCCATTCCTACTAGTGTTGAAGCTTTTTATAAAAAAGATGTTTCACAAATTTTAGCATTAGAAGCACTTCAAGCATGCGAGGATTTTTTTATAGGCAAGCACATTGACTCAGATTTACTAGGTCCTAGCTTTAACTCATATCTTGACTATTTACCGAGTTCATCTGATGGTATTTTAGTAACTGATATATTATCTCAATTCTCTATTGCTAGAGATCAAATTAATTTACTAGATAATAATTTTGTTAATCAAATAGAGTCTAATAATATCGATATGTTGTATGCTTATGATGCAATTCAGTTACTTGTTGTATATTTTAAAGTTGATATGTTACAATCATTAGCAGTTTCAGTTGATTA